GGGGGACTGcactttcctggttaaatagCTACTTACATAAACATGTTGAATTGCAAAACCATAATTcaaagttaaagaaaatgaCCTGGGGTCAGTGTTAGGACCATTGTTTAACTTTTATGTAAATACAAGTTGAACTTCTTGAACATGGGAATTTCCCATTTGAATTCCTTACAATATTGGAAGATTATGCGGAGAATAAAATTACCTTAAGTGCTCATTTTAATTATATGTATGCATGTCTATagatttttttacatgtttaaaataaGCTACTACAAGGTGTCATGACAGAACTGAGTTCAGCAGCAGACTGAATTATTTGGATCATAGCATAATATAAGTTGTTGGTGATTTCACGTTCTGGACTAATATTGACTGTCAAACCCTGCACCCAGTTAGATCTTTGGCTACATGAGTATTGTATCTTGGGAGTAAACATTGGAAACCAGGGCAAACATAAAAGTTATATTCTTTATTGAAAAGACTTCAGAGTAATCCTTTAGCCAACCTGAAAGATAggaaaggaaacatgttaatcTCAAACTCTGAAAATATCTTGCCAACTGAAGCACAGAACAGTACCTTCTGCATAAATGCTCTTGGTGCTCCCCGGCGGTGTCGACCCGGCTGCGAGTAAGAACCTTTTACACCAACTCCACTGTAGGGCTGCTGTTGTCCAGTCGCTGCGCCACTCGGACCAGCACTCCCAATACTCGCCTGCCTGACGGTGCGATGTCTATAAGGGATGTTCTTGGCCTGCTGGGAGCTGGGATAGTTGTCCCTTGTGTAGTGAGCGTCCTGCCTGCTGTCCTTCCCCTGCTCAAAGCTGTTGCTGGTGTAAGTATACGTGCCTGGAGGATACTGGCCAGTCAGGAACATGTAGTCATAGGAAGGGTAAGGATATGGGACCAGGCCAGGTCCTCCATTAAAGCCTTGTGAAGGTGGTGCAACATAGAAGAGAGGTGCAGCGTAGACAAAACCAGGTGGTGGCATGGAACCTTGCTCTTCGGTCTCAGATTCAGAGTTGCCTCGCTCGAAGCTTCTCTGTTCCTGGAAAAGTTCACCTGCCTGGTAAGGAATGGAATCTTGCGCTTCGTTCTTAAATTCAGAGTTGCCTCGCTCAAAGCTCTTCTGTTCCTGGAGCAGT
This genomic window from Perca flavescens isolate YP-PL-M2 chromosome 18, PFLA_1.0, whole genome shotgun sequence contains:
- the LOC114572991 gene encoding uncharacterized protein LOC114572991 isoform X1 is translated as MMAVWCTAGALLLVLLTGLSYSYPMQQGISWAVAPPSPSSAGASTGPSTQQFASSGPAPQPLGLSNLIRPGSFLPQYQAGELLQEQKSFERGNSEFKNEAQDSIPYQAGELFQEQRSFERGNSESETEEQGSMPPPGFVYAAPLFYVAPPSQGFNGGPGLVPYPYPSYDYMFLTGQYPPGTYTYTSNSFEQGKDSRQDAHYTRDNYPSSQQAKNIPYRHRTVRQASIGSAGPSGAATGQQQPYSGVGVKGSYSQPGRHRRGAPRAFMQKVG
- the LOC114572991 gene encoding uncharacterized protein LOC114572991 isoform X2, producing MMAVWCTAGALLLVLLTGLSYSYPMQQGISWAVAPPSPSSAGASTGPSTQQFASSGPAPQPLGLSNLIRPGSFLPQYQAGELFQEQRSFERGNSESETEEQGSMPPPGFVYAAPLFYVAPPSQGFNGGPGLVPYPYPSYDYMFLTGQYPPGTYTYTSNSFEQGKDSRQDAHYTRDNYPSSQQAKNIPYRHRTVRQASIGSAGPSGAATGQQQPYSGVGVKGSYSQPGRHRRGAPRAFMQKVG